The Paludisphaera rhizosphaerae genome segment GTCGCGACGGATCTCGAATCGGCCGGAGCGGATCGTCCGCCGCAGCCGGTGCGAGACCCGCAGCTCGCTGGGAAACAGGACGAGCCGAGGGTCGGGCGACCACCAGAGGATCGGCCCGCCCGGCTCGTACCAGGGAAAGATCCCCCGGCGATAGGCGGCGATCAGCCGGTCCGGCGAGAGGTCGCCGCCGATCGCCAGCAGCCCCTCCGGCTCGGCCAGGTGGGGGGGCGGGAAGATCGGGTCGGGGCCGAGTCGGAAAAGCGACATGGGGCTTCTCTCGGGGTGCCCGACCTTCCCGTCGCCGAGCGACGTCGACCGATCAGGCCGACGCGCCGGTCTTCAGGGCTTCCAGTTGATCGGACGAGCCGAAGTTCGTCCGATAGCGGGCGATGAAGTCGTCGAGCGAATACGCGTGTTCCTGAGGTCCAGGATGCTCGATCGCATAGACCGCCGTCAAGGAGGCCATCCGGCCGACGACCTCCCACGGCAGCTTTCGAGCCATCCCCGCCACGAAACCGCCGCGGAAAGCGTCGCCCGCGCCGGTGGGGTCGGCGACCTTGTTCGGCTTGGCGGACGGGATCTGGTACTCCTTCCCCTCAACGGTGATCAGGGCGCCCTTCTCGCCCAGGGTCATCACGGTGATGGGGACGCTCTTGCGCAGCTCTTCCTCGGAGATCCCCAGCTTCTCAGCCATCATGCCGAACTCGTAGTCGTTGCCGGCGAGGATCTTGGCGCCCTTGCAGCCCTCCTGCAGCTCGGACTTGTCCATGCGCGGAAGCTGCATCGAGGGATCGTACAGGTAGGGGACGCCGGCCACCGTGCACTCGGCGGCGTAGCGGCCCATCGCGGCGGGGTCGTTGGGAGCGATCACGACCAGGTCGTCCTTGGTCGCGCCCAGGTCCTTCGGCGAGATCGTCGAAGCCTTCGACATCGCCCCGGGGTAGAACGCGATGATCTGGTTGTCGGCGAGGTCCGTGTTGACGAAGCAACTGGCCGTGTGTTCGTCCTTGATGACGCGAACGCCGCCGTCGTCGACGCCCTTCTCCTTCAGCCGGCCGCGGTAGTCCTCAAAGTCCTCGCCCACCGTCCCGACCAGAATCGGCTTCTCGCCCAGCAACGCCAGGTTGTA includes the following:
- a CDS encoding carbohydrate kinase family protein, which produces MRVFVTGSIAYDYIMVFPGKFQDHILADKVHVLSVSFLVDSLTRRRGGTGANIAYNLALLGEKPILVGTVGEDFEDYRGRLKEKGVDDGGVRVIKDEHTASCFVNTDLADNQIIAFYPGAMSKASTISPKDLGATKDDLVVIAPNDPAAMGRYAAECTVAGVPYLYDPSMQLPRMDKSELQEGCKGAKILAGNDYEFGMMAEKLGISEEELRKSVPITVMTLGEKGALITVEGKEYQIPSAKPNKVADPTGAGDAFRGGFVAGMARKLPWEVVGRMASLTAVYAIEHPGPQEHAYSLDDFIARYRTNFGSSDQLEALKTGASA